Within Ignavibacteria bacterium, the genomic segment CAAAAATTTTAAGCTCTCATTTCAGCAGAATCATCTTCTTTGTTTCAACAAAATTATTTACCTGGAGCTGATAATAATACACACCACTTACAAGTTCCAAATTATCATTTCCGAATTTTACATCATATTCTCCGGGTTGCATCAT encodes:
- a CDS encoding T9SS type A sorting domain-containing protein; its protein translation is MMQPGEYDVKFGNDNLELVSGVYYYQLQVNNFVETKKMILLK